The following are encoded in a window of Mycobacterium vicinigordonae genomic DNA:
- a CDS encoding DUF2784 domain-containing protein, with protein MRKPYAAVVVGAVATHIAYLIYLPSGGFLALRWRRSCWLHVPAVCWGVAVVTMELPCPLTTLERWARARADMDPLPTTGFIGHYVDGVMLPANRIGAAQSFAFLAAAASWIVLCVQRYKRRTNRLP; from the coding sequence ATGAGGAAGCCCTATGCCGCGGTGGTTGTCGGCGCCGTCGCGACCCACATCGCCTACTTGATTTATCTGCCCAGCGGCGGCTTCCTCGCGCTGCGTTGGCGACGCAGCTGCTGGCTGCACGTGCCGGCGGTGTGCTGGGGGGTAGCGGTGGTGACCATGGAGCTACCGTGTCCGCTAACTACGCTGGAGAGGTGGGCGCGGGCCCGGGCGGACATGGATCCGTTGCCGACAACGGGGTTCATCGGCCACTATGTGGACGGGGTAATGCTGCCGGCAAATCGGATCGGGGCCGCCCAGTCGTTTGCTTTCCTGGCGGCCGCGGCGTCGTGGATCGTCCTGTGTGTTCAGCGTTACAAGCGCCGCACCAACCGGCTGCCCTGA
- a CDS encoding SOUL family heme-binding protein: protein MALPLGSAVGAIEKIIAGAASVVGYRHGTEEPQHSTEELGDGVQLRRYGPRVAAETTVRADEVAARNRGFRTLARYIFGANHTRSAILMTAPVEQQGAARAGRQIPMTAPVAQQARGDQEWVIRFFMPSDQTLDTLPEPDDAAVRLVEVPPELIAVRRFTGSRSSRAVATETDRLMNTLREFGFETTGAAAAWFYDPPWTLPLLRRNEVAVTVSAP, encoded by the coding sequence ATGGCATTACCACTGGGATCGGCTGTTGGAGCGATCGAAAAGATCATCGCCGGGGCCGCCTCGGTGGTGGGTTACCGACACGGCACAGAGGAACCCCAACACAGCACCGAGGAACTGGGCGACGGCGTGCAGCTCCGGAGGTACGGTCCGCGGGTGGCCGCCGAGACTACCGTCCGCGCGGACGAAGTCGCGGCCCGTAACCGCGGCTTTCGGACGTTGGCCCGGTACATTTTCGGCGCCAACCACACTCGCTCCGCGATCCTCATGACCGCCCCCGTAGAGCAGCAGGGCGCCGCACGAGCGGGACGCCAGATCCCGATGACTGCGCCGGTCGCCCAACAGGCCCGCGGGGACCAAGAATGGGTGATCCGCTTCTTCATGCCGTCCGACCAGACGCTGGACACCCTGCCAGAGCCCGACGACGCCGCTGTCCGGCTGGTCGAGGTTCCGCCCGAGCTGATCGCGGTGCGGCGATTCACCGGCAGCCGTAGCAGTCGCGCCGTAGCCACGGAAACCGACAGGTTGATGAACACGCTGCGCGAGTTCGGATTCGAGACCACCGGCGCAGCGGCGGCCTGGTTCTACGATCCGCCGTGGACACTTCCGCTGCTGCGCCGCAACGAGGTTGCCGTTACGGTTTCGGCCCCATGA
- the fni gene encoding type 2 isopentenyl-diphosphate Delta-isomerase: MTADQFEMAFRKRQHIDVCRYEDVDFTTVTTGLERYRLPYNALTQTRLDDIELSTEFLGATLRAPILVGAMTGGAELSRTINRNLATAAQRLGVGMMLGSQRVMLDSRRGERAAASFAVRDVAPDVLLIGNIGLSQFTKDALPDIIQALDRVQANVLAVHSNPLQEAVQHDGDTDFAGSIERLHDVTVMLDYPVLLKEVGHGIGAAAVAELLRRTGEAPVAAIDVAGAGGTSWSRVEQLVRYGELRYPDLAEWGIPTTQALLEVRAALPTIPLVASGGIRTGMDAAKAIALGADVVAIARPLLSPAIESAAAATAWLQRFIDEFRICLHGCGAADLAALRSLRAISA; encoded by the coding sequence ATGACCGCCGACCAGTTCGAAATGGCTTTTCGCAAGCGCCAACACATCGATGTGTGCCGATACGAAGACGTCGACTTCACCACCGTGACCACAGGATTGGAACGCTACCGGCTGCCCTACAACGCGCTGACACAGACCCGGCTCGACGACATCGAATTGTCCACCGAATTTCTTGGCGCCACACTGCGGGCACCGATCCTGGTGGGGGCGATGACCGGGGGCGCGGAATTGTCTCGCACGATCAACCGGAACCTGGCCACCGCCGCTCAACGGCTCGGCGTCGGCATGATGCTCGGGTCGCAACGCGTCATGCTCGACAGCCGCCGCGGCGAGCGGGCCGCGGCCAGCTTCGCGGTGCGCGACGTTGCTCCCGACGTGCTATTGATCGGCAACATCGGCTTGTCCCAGTTCACCAAGGACGCATTGCCCGACATCATCCAGGCGCTGGACCGGGTCCAGGCGAATGTGCTTGCGGTGCATTCCAATCCGTTGCAAGAGGCAGTGCAACACGATGGCGACACCGACTTTGCGGGCTCTATCGAACGACTTCACGACGTGACGGTGATGCTGGATTACCCGGTGCTGCTCAAAGAGGTCGGTCACGGTATCGGCGCGGCCGCGGTGGCCGAATTGTTGCGGCGCACCGGGGAAGCGCCGGTGGCGGCCATCGATGTCGCCGGCGCCGGCGGCACCTCCTGGTCGCGCGTCGAGCAACTAGTCCGCTACGGCGAACTGCGGTACCCCGACCTTGCCGAGTGGGGAATACCGACCACGCAGGCGCTACTCGAGGTGCGCGCCGCACTGCCGACGATCCCGCTGGTCGCTTCGGGGGGGATTCGGACCGGAATGGACGCCGCGAAGGCGATCGCGCTGGGCGCCGACGTCGTCGCAATCGCGCGCCCCCTGCTGTCGCCGGCAATCGAATCCGCGGCGGCCGCCACCGCGTGGTTGCAGCGATTCATCGACGAGTTCCGGATCTGCCTGCATGGTTGTGGCGCAGCAGATTTGGCGGCGCTGCGCAGCCTGCGCGCGATATCCGCCTAA
- a CDS encoding MarR family winged helix-turn-helix transcriptional regulator: MTKRRANDAPSSRDELERQLSADMRAITAQSDRIGRHFARMNNVSSSDFHALLHIMVADTGGQPLTLAQLRQRMDVSPAAITYLVDRMIEAGHIRREPDPDDRRKWLLRYQDRGMSLAQGFFRPLGVLLSEALSDLSDRDLVAAHRVFTAMVAAMSTFEGDLLNPSPPASAQPRKKAPAARRHATPK; the protein is encoded by the coding sequence GTGACCAAACGCCGCGCCAACGATGCGCCGTCCAGCCGCGATGAACTGGAAAGACAGTTGTCGGCAGATATGCGGGCCATCACCGCCCAGTCCGACCGCATCGGTCGCCATTTCGCCCGCATGAACAACGTCAGCAGCAGCGACTTCCACGCGTTGCTGCACATCATGGTGGCCGATACTGGCGGTCAGCCGTTGACGCTTGCCCAGTTGCGGCAGCGCATGGACGTCTCCCCCGCCGCAATCACCTATCTGGTCGACCGGATGATCGAGGCGGGCCACATCCGTCGCGAACCCGACCCCGACGATCGACGAAAGTGGTTGCTGCGTTACCAGGATCGCGGCATGTCATTGGCGCAGGGCTTCTTCCGGCCGCTCGGCGTTCTTCTCAGCGAGGCGCTGTCCGATCTCAGCGACCGAGACCTCGTGGCCGCTCATCGGGTATTTACTGCGATGGTGGCAGCGATGTCTACATTCGAGGGCGACCTGCTCAACCCGAGTCCTCCAGCTTCAGCTCAGCCGCGGAAGAAGGCGCCCGCCGCGCGGCGTCATGCAACGCCGAAGTAG
- a CDS encoding glycosyltransferase encodes MAVILAYGSPALGHLYPQGALLRELARRGHRVHWRTMASGVAVMREYGLHVEPVDPRIEAIVSPDWLAPNALTVLKMTLDVLCRRAVLEAQELQTAIERVRPEAVVVDANCWGAISAAEASGVAWSIFSPFTPYLSSRYAPPFGPGLYPLPGIAGWIRDAAMRPFVRHLLDRPMSPRINVIRRELSVPQIGSVDELMRRAPMLLAVGGEPFEYPHPDWGDAVHFLGACAFEPAEGVHAPDWLSTIEEPIVLVSTSSLAQADARLGEVALQALADEPVHVVATFPAGIPATLPRTPNATVCRFVPHSAVLNRAICAVTHGGMGTTVKALDRGVPVCVVPFARDQAEVARRVQVAGCGTRLPAKRLTVKRLRSAVLKAATLGEGARRVAAGFAATGGVARGADLIEQRLLSRSGATSALHDAARRAPSSAAELKLEDSG; translated from the coding sequence ATGGCGGTGATCCTGGCCTACGGTTCGCCCGCGCTCGGCCACCTCTACCCACAGGGCGCATTGTTGCGCGAGCTAGCGCGGCGCGGTCACCGAGTCCACTGGCGCACCATGGCTTCTGGCGTCGCGGTCATGCGCGAGTACGGACTGCACGTCGAGCCCGTCGACCCTCGGATCGAAGCGATCGTCAGCCCGGACTGGCTGGCGCCCAACGCCTTGACAGTGCTGAAGATGACGCTGGACGTGCTGTGCCGGCGCGCCGTGCTGGAGGCGCAGGAGCTGCAGACGGCGATCGAACGGGTGCGGCCCGAGGCGGTCGTGGTCGACGCCAACTGCTGGGGTGCGATCTCAGCGGCCGAGGCCAGCGGCGTTGCCTGGTCGATATTCTCGCCGTTCACGCCGTACCTGAGCTCCCGATATGCGCCGCCGTTCGGGCCCGGGCTGTACCCGCTTCCGGGTATCGCCGGCTGGATTCGCGATGCCGCCATGCGGCCCTTCGTCAGGCACCTGCTCGACCGGCCGATGTCGCCGCGTATCAACGTGATTCGGCGTGAGTTGAGCGTTCCGCAGATAGGCTCGGTGGACGAGCTGATGCGCCGCGCGCCGATGCTGCTGGCGGTGGGTGGCGAACCGTTCGAATATCCCCATCCGGACTGGGGTGACGCCGTGCACTTCCTTGGCGCGTGCGCCTTCGAGCCGGCCGAAGGCGTGCACGCCCCCGACTGGTTGTCCACGATCGAGGAGCCGATCGTGCTGGTCAGCACGTCCTCGCTGGCTCAGGCCGACGCCAGGCTCGGCGAGGTGGCACTGCAGGCGCTAGCCGACGAGCCAGTCCACGTCGTTGCCACGTTTCCGGCCGGTATCCCTGCCACTTTGCCGCGGACACCGAACGCGACGGTGTGCCGCTTCGTCCCGCACTCCGCGGTGCTGAACCGGGCGATTTGTGCCGTCACCCACGGCGGTATGGGTACCACGGTGAAGGCTTTGGACCGCGGCGTCCCGGTCTGCGTGGTGCCATTCGCACGCGACCAGGCCGAGGTCGCGCGCCGGGTGCAGGTCGCCGGCTGCGGGACTCGGCTGCCCGCGAAGCGTCTGACCGTCAAACGGTTGCGCAGCGCGGTACTGAAGGCGGCAACGCTGGGCGAGGGTGCCCGTCGGGTGGCTGCCGGATTCGCGGCCACCGGAGGCGTGGCCCGCGGCGCGGATCTGATCGAGCAGCGCCTGCTGTCCCGGAGCGGCGCTACTTCGGCGTTGCATGACGCCGCGCGGCGGGCGCCTTCTTCCGCGGCTGAGCTGAAGCTGGAGGACTCGGGTTGA